TCTCCACCAGGAGGGTCCTCCTCTACGGCTTCGACAAGCCCCGCTCCTCCGGCAGCCTGCTCAAGGTCTGCGGTGCCGCTCGCAGGCTGTTCGTCCCCTCCGCTGTCGCGTCCCCCAATTCCGTCCTGAGTGAGGAGGCGTTCAAGGGGTTCCGTGGCCTCTCCAAGTCGCCTCTCGAGGAAGGCGAAGAAGAGGAGTACGGCTCGGATGCGTATAActccgaggaggaggaagaggggtcCTCCTCCGCCGCTGCCGGCCAGGACAAGGATGAGCTCGCCATCACCAACTTGGACTTGCCGCAGCAGCTCGTCAGTTCCCTCGAGAAGCGAGGGATTACTCACCTTTTCCCGATTCAGGTGCGGCCAAAGTTGACGTCTTGCTTTCTTCCTTAAGCTTTTAACTCATTATCTCTCGATGCGTGGTTTTGATTGCATAATGTTATGGCTCTTTGTCATCCTTAAGCTCCTACCTGATGGGCTAATCTTCCTCTTCTCTTGATGGGTAATTTCGGTAGTTTAATAATTGCGAGCAGTGTTTCCCGGTGAGTCAGGCATTGCCTGACTTTGTGCTCTCTCAAAACAGCTTGGCTACGGTCATATCTTGGCAGCTCATAGCTGTATATCGTTCGTTTGTCCACATTTCAACCTTCAAGTTTCTGCAAGTAGTAGTTCAAGTTTTGGTTTTAGATCTAATTTTCCATCTCACTTTCTCATTGTCAGTTGCGTTCGTTGATGCTTCAGAGTTTCATTCATAAATAAAATTAGGTTGGTAGGTTCTCGGTCGCCCAACTGTTCAATAGAAGACAAATGATTCCACTTGACAATGTTCTTATATTCCTAATCAAATAGCTTAAACTCCTGCTAAGTTTGATTGCTTTTGTTTTCGTAGAACTGTATGTTTGTCTCTCAACTTTCCAGTAGATGACAAATGATTCTACTCGACAATCTTGGTGTATTCCTAATGCAATACCTTAACCTCCTGCTAAGTTCAATTGCTTTTGCTTTCATAAAATTGTATGCTTTACAACTGAGAAATGGCACACAATTTTGCTTTTTTGATGCCTGCTTCTTTTAGCTGCAGCAATTGTTTTTCTTTTGGCAGCTCTCTAATCAAGTTAACTGCTTTTTTGTCTTCCTCTCTTTGTGTTAACTGCTTTCATAGCTTGGTTAGTCGATCCTGCATTATTTGTAAATCAGACAGTTTTTTTACATGCATAATTGTTGTCTTTTGCCAGAGGGCCGTGTTACTTCCTGCTCTTGAAGGCCAAGACATTATTGCACGGGCTAAGACGGGTACTGGAAAGACATTGGCATTTGGAATTCCCATTATCAAACGGCTTAGCGAGGGTGATGAGGGGCGGAGGAAGTCAAGGTTCTCAAAATTTTGCTATCATCTGTCTTTGTATGTTTGAGTCACTTTCACTATGTATTTACTGTTCCTTTGCACTGCTTCGTGTAGGCAGTTAGGCCGTCTTCCTCGGGCCCTGGTTCTTGCACCTACCAGGGAGTTGGCAAGGCAAGTGGAGAAGGAAATTAAAGAGTCTGCACCTTATCTTAGCACGGTCTGTGTCTACGGAGGAGTTTCTTATAACATTCAAAAAAATGCACTTTCTCGTGGTGTTGATGTGGTTGTGGGAACTCCTGGTCGAATAATTGACCTCATTAATGATAATAGCCTTCGGCTTGGCGAGGTTCAGTTTTTGGTTCTTGACGAAGCTGATCAGATGCTTGCTGTTGGATTTGAAGAAGATGTGGAAGTAATACTGGAAAAGCTACCGTCAGAACGCCAAAATATGTTGTTTTCTGCAACAATGCCTGGTTGGGTTAAGAAATTGGCCAGGAGAAACCTAAATGACCCTCTGACAATTGACTTGGTATGTCAATTGCTAATTTTTATTCAACTTGGTTCCTTTATGAATGAAATTGGTAATTTCTGATTTTCTTGAATCCTCACATGCATAAAGAAAAAGATGGGCATAATCAAATTAAATATACTTgagaatatttataattaattttgaattgtttcataaatTTGATAGATTTCCTTTTCATTGCAAAGACCAACATGAAGTTGATGACAATGACCATGGTATTTGTGTGATAATAGttaattgtagatgattataataCTTTTCTTACTTGGCAATTGATTTGGATACAAGAAACTACATCAATTCTCAAAAGAGATTGACCTTGGTGGCTTTGTTTGTACTTAACTATTCTTGACCCTTCGCATTGTTGTTCGAAACATCATTTGGCCGAGTTATTCATTCAACTATATGCTTCTAAAAGCAAGCTTGCAAATTATGTTAGTGGCCTACTTGGCGATAAGTGAAATCAGGGATTTCGTTTCACTGGCATGTCTTGTGCTAGCATTGTTGGCATATTTCAGCATGGGCTTAGCGCTGATCGATGCAAGCCATGTGGTTGTATGTGCCATGTATCATGGGATGGAATGACCAATATGTGAATTCCTTGAGTGAAACTGTACTTTGACATAGTCTAGACATAATTGTAATTATCTGCTGATAGCATAAGATTAGACTTCTGAAGCTTTTTAAAGGTTGTATGTTTCACATTTATTGATGTTAAACCATCAATCAATGAAGAATTAATAGCCATAAATCAATGTAAAATTAATTATCCCATCATCTTTATCAATGCCATATGTGCACTGCTTTTATCTTTACGTTCCCTTCAATGCACTGCTGTAGTTAGATTGAAGTTCTTGATTTATGCATGCGCAGACTAGTTATGTATGTTTCTGATGTGATGTTGCACTATGATTATGCTTCATGCTATTGATGTTATAATGTTTGTTTTTGATCTAGGTTGGTGACCAAGATGAGAAGCTAGCCGAAGGAATTAAACTATATGCAATACCAACTACTGCAACTTCAAAGCGAACAATCCTTAGTGACCTAGTTACGGTATGGCTGAAATCTTTGCTTTGGAGAGATTGGTTATTTGTCACTCAGTTCTTCCATTCTTCTTCTTGGTTCCAAAGGTGCTTGTTTTGTACATCACTGGTTGCTACCTTGATACTCAAAATGTATACCACAGTACAAACTTTGGGGACATCTTCAGTATATTCTTTGATACATAGTTCACTCTGATGCTGATTGCCTACATTGTATTCATTTGCATTATATGCTGATTGTggaataatattttcattaacaCATCTCCTTCTATCTGAAAATGAGCTAAGTGATGCTCGTTCTACATGTGTATTCATCAAAAACATAAATTGCAAATTACGATTGAAGTCCCTTTCACAAATGCAATATATAAATAGTGGAATTAATTACCAATACAATATCCTACAAGTACCTGTATACTGCTGGTGTGGGGATGTACACATGTGACTTAAGTTGACCCCGGTCTAGTCTGTCtgtttattttttgataaattgTTCAAAAGTTGGTCTACTTCTGCCAGCTATTATGGCTGAAGTCTTGTTTTGATATTTATCTGCCAAAAAAATGCACTTCCTTTTTGTAATGATACCCTTGTGTTTGCTTTAAGTGTATGAACATTTTTTTCCCACAGGTATATGCAAAGGGTGGGAAGGCCATTGTTTTCACTCAGACAAAGCGGGATGCTGATGAAGTATCAATGGCCTTAACTAACAGTATAGCATCTGAGGCACTACATGGGGATATATCTCAACATCAGCGAGAAAGAACTTTAAATGGCTTTCGTCAAGGGAAATTCACTGTGCTTGTTGCAACTGACGTTGCTGCTCGTGGACTTGACATACCAAATGTTGATCTGGTAGAGTTGTTATAATTTCTCCTAATTTAGATCACTTTTGGCTATTATTAACGTATGATGATAATGTTGGCTTTCAAAGCTAATCTCCTTATTTATGTTCTTGTAAAATCCATGATTTGTTAACATTCTTCAGCAAGTTTTGTCAGCTTAGCTCTTTTAGAATGTCGTCACATGCTTTACATATTTTTGGCTCCCTTTTTTGGTAGATTATCCATTATGAACTGCCAAATGATCCAGAGACATTTGTTCATCGTTCTGGTCGTACTGGACGTGCTGGAAAAGAAGGCACTGCTATCTTGATGTTTACTAGCAGCCAGAGGAGAACAGTTAAATCCCTTGAACGGGACGTAGGATGCAGGTTTGAGTTTATAAGCCCGCCGCAGATGCAAGAGATACTGGAATCATCAGCGGAGCAAGTTGTTGCGACTCTGCAGGGTGTTCATCCAGAGTCCATAGAGTACTTCCTTCCAACTGCTCAAAGATTGACTGATGAACAAGGAACGCAAGCTCTTGCTGCTGCTTTGGCACATTTAAGTGGATTTTCTCGACCGCCTTCATCTCGTTCTCTCATCAATCATGAACAGGTCAAAAATGTGGATTCTCATTTTATACATTCAGATTGCAGTTTCTGTATGTTAATCAAATGTTACAGAATATATGACTCTTAGTCATAGTCAAAGAGAGCCATATCAAACTTCtagctttttttttgttttttaactcCTAAATATAATTAAGATTTAAGCCTTATGACTGCTCTACTTTCATTTTCCAGTTGATTAAACAATTCTGGGTAAATGTTGTCCTATATAAGTTGAACTGGCCAGCGTAATTGCATATAAGCTTCTGTTAGCATGCTTCTTGAACATATTTTGATTTTCAGTTTTCTGCCATGTGTAGGGATGGGTGACATTGCAATTGACCCGTGAA
This Musa acuminata AAA Group cultivar baxijiao chromosome BXJ1-2, Cavendish_Baxijiao_AAA, whole genome shotgun sequence DNA region includes the following protein-coding sequences:
- the LOC135584163 gene encoding DEAD-box ATP-dependent RNA helicase 3, chloroplastic-like, encoding MAAAATTTTIGVSSLVRTPSLDISTRRVLLYGFDKPRSSGSLLKVCGAARRLFVPSAVASPNSVLSEEAFKGFRGLSKSPLEEGEEEEYGSDAYNSEEEEEGSSSAAAGQDKDELAITNLDLPQQLVSSLEKRGITHLFPIQRAVLLPALEGQDIIARAKTGTGKTLAFGIPIIKRLSEGDEGRRKSRQLGRLPRALVLAPTRELARQVEKEIKESAPYLSTVCVYGGVSYNIQKNALSRGVDVVVGTPGRIIDLINDNSLRLGEVQFLVLDEADQMLAVGFEEDVEVILEKLPSERQNMLFSATMPGWVKKLARRNLNDPLTIDLVGDQDEKLAEGIKLYAIPTTATSKRTILSDLVTVYAKGGKAIVFTQTKRDADEVSMALTNSIASEALHGDISQHQRERTLNGFRQGKFTVLVATDVAARGLDIPNVDLIIHYELPNDPETFVHRSGRTGRAGKEGTAILMFTSSQRRTVKSLERDVGCRFEFISPPQMQEILESSAEQVVATLQGVHPESIEYFLPTAQRLTDEQGTQALAAALAHLSGFSRPPSSRSLINHEQGWVTLQLTREPGYSRGFFSARSVTGFLSDVVPAAADEVGKIYLIADERIQGAVFDLPEDIAKELLNKQLPPGNSISKITKLPTLQDDGPSTDNYGRFSNRERGYRGGSSRDRNQRGFRSWGARDSNSDDGFQRGGRVSRTDSDDGFRRGGRVSRTDNSWSRSPRGSEDDWLIGGRRSSRSSSYGNRDRSFGGTCFNCGRSGHRASECPNK